From a single Planococcus shenhongbingii genomic region:
- a CDS encoding YitT family protein: protein MDKLYSLIIIFAGSVLLGFAFNMFLLPHEILSGGVTGLAMIFGLLTPVNTGIWLFVLNVPVFILGWFKLGKVFIFNSIFSVAVTSISMQYIPVMKVTEDVLLSSVFGGVLVGAGAGFIIRFYGSGGGFDIIGLLLTMKRDIPLGFLIFALNSLVIFASGFIFSWELAMYTMASIYITGLVIDRIHTRHIKLALMVVTSKGDDVKKKLLENLYRGITVTDGEGAYSGNKVKVLYSVISRYELAYVRPLIKAVDPNAFVSISETMEVMGNFRKTDNFKKTPGTGGSL, encoded by the coding sequence ATGGACAAACTTTATAGTTTGATAATTATTTTTGCAGGATCGGTGCTGCTTGGATTTGCCTTCAATATGTTTTTACTGCCGCATGAAATTTTATCAGGCGGCGTCACAGGGCTAGCGATGATTTTTGGTTTGCTGACACCAGTCAATACCGGAATCTGGCTATTTGTCCTAAACGTTCCGGTCTTTATACTGGGATGGTTCAAATTAGGCAAGGTGTTTATCTTTAATAGCATTTTTTCGGTGGCAGTGACATCGATTTCCATGCAGTATATTCCGGTCATGAAAGTGACGGAAGATGTATTGCTATCATCTGTATTTGGAGGAGTTCTTGTCGGTGCTGGTGCTGGTTTCATCATCCGTTTCTACGGTTCAGGCGGTGGTTTTGATATTATCGGCCTGCTTTTGACGATGAAGCGCGACATTCCGCTTGGCTTTTTAATCTTCGCTCTTAACAGCCTTGTTATTTTTGCATCGGGCTTCATCTTTTCATGGGAACTTGCGATGTATACGATGGCTTCGATTTACATCACTGGATTGGTCATTGACCGGATCCACACACGCCATATCAAGCTGGCCTTGATGGTGGTGACGAGCAAAGGAGACGACGTCAAAAAGAAACTGCTTGAGAATCTGTATCGTGGCATTACTGTGACGGACGGTGAAGGCGCTTATTCGGGCAATAAAGTCAAAGTGCTCTACAGCGTTATCTCACGCTATGAACTTGCTTATGTCCGGCCGCTGATCAAAGCAGTCGACCCAAACGCTTTTGTCAGCATCAGCGAGACGATGGAAGTTATGGGTAATTTCCGGAAGACTGATAATTTCAAGAAGACGCCGGGAACGGGCGGCTCTTTATAA
- a CDS encoding YitT family protein, whose protein sequence is MDKLYSALVIFAGSVLLGFAFNMLLLPHEILSGGITGIAMIFSLMTPVNAGIWLFVLNIPILIIGWMKLGKMFIFNSIYSVVVTSVSMLYIPVMKVTEDALLSSVFGGVLVGVGVGFIIRSYGSTGGFDVVGLLLTMKRDIPLGFLVFVLNSLVVFVSGFIFTWELAMYTMASIYITGLVVDRIHTRHIKLGLMVVTNKGEAVKKQLLENLYRGITVTDGEGAYSGNKVKVLYSVISRYELAYVRPLIKAVDPDAFVSISETMEVMGNFRKDENFKKTPEMNGQL, encoded by the coding sequence ATGGATAAACTTTACAGCGCGCTAGTCATTTTCGCAGGATCGGTGCTGCTTGGATTTGCGTTTAATATGTTATTGCTGCCGCATGAAATTTTATCAGGCGGTATTACAGGGATTGCCATGATTTTCAGTTTGATGACCCCCGTCAATGCCGGAATCTGGCTGTTTGTTTTGAACATCCCGATTTTGATCATAGGCTGGATGAAACTGGGGAAGATGTTTATTTTCAATAGCATTTACTCGGTCGTAGTGACATCGGTTTCGATGCTATACATTCCGGTGATGAAAGTGACAGAAGATGCACTATTGTCTTCGGTATTCGGTGGAGTTCTTGTGGGAGTGGGTGTCGGATTCATCATCCGGTCCTATGGTTCGACAGGCGGCTTTGACGTAGTCGGCCTTCTTTTGACGATGAAGCGCGATATCCCGCTTGGTTTTTTAGTATTTGTCCTCAATAGCCTAGTGGTTTTCGTGTCCGGGTTCATCTTTACATGGGAACTCGCGATGTATACAATGGCATCAATCTATATTACAGGCCTTGTTGTTGACCGGATTCACACCCGCCATATCAAGCTCGGCTTAATGGTGGTCACGAACAAAGGCGAAGCTGTTAAAAAGCAATTGCTTGAGAATCTGTACCGCGGCATTACTGTAACGGACGGTGAAGGCGCTTATTCAGGAAACAAAGTAAAAGTCCTTTATAGTGTAATTTCGCGTTACGAACTTGCATATGTCAGACCGCTTATTAAAGCGGTCGATCCGGACGCTTTTGTCAGCATCAGCGAGACGATGGAGGTCATGGGCAATTTCCGAAAAGACGAGAATTTTAAGAAGACGCCGGAAATGAATGGCCAATTGTAA
- a CDS encoding PTS sugar transporter subunit IIA, whose protein sequence is MKLDEELVIIEMEANSKEEVLTKLGNQLLKKGFVKEKFVESILQREKTFPTGLPTVPFGVAIPHTDGNMVNESKIAFATLKKPVKFVAMGQGDQLVDVKLVFLLALKHPSGQLEMLQKLVGLFQNPDTVSRLAAVKNVDELNELVGDKS, encoded by the coding sequence ATGAAGCTGGATGAAGAATTGGTCATTATTGAAATGGAAGCCAATTCAAAAGAAGAAGTGCTGACCAAATTGGGCAATCAGCTGCTCAAGAAAGGGTTCGTCAAAGAAAAGTTTGTCGAAAGCATCCTTCAGCGGGAAAAAACCTTTCCTACGGGATTGCCCACTGTGCCATTCGGTGTTGCAATTCCCCATACAGACGGCAATATGGTGAACGAGTCGAAAATAGCTTTTGCTACTTTAAAAAAACCGGTGAAGTTCGTTGCAATGGGGCAAGGAGACCAATTGGTCGACGTAAAGCTGGTATTTTTGCTTGCCTTGAAACATCCGTCCGGCCAATTAGAGATGTTGCAGAAATTAGTGGGGCTTTTTCAAAATCCGGATACGGTGTCGAGATTGGCTGCCGTTAAAAATGTAGACGAATTAAATGAGCTGGTCGGAGACAAATCGTAG
- a CDS encoding PTS galactitol transporter subunit IIC, with product MEFLQWFVDLGATVLLPILIFIFALVLGTKPGRALRAGIIVGIGFVGINLVIGLLVDSLGPAAQAMVDNFGFNLNTIDVGWPAAAAISYGTSLGSLAIPLGVGVNILLLTFGLTKTLNVDIWNFWHVAFTGSLVYALTSDFWLGILTIIVHLMLLYLMADVLAKYIERFYGFQNITFPHGTSAPSAFVALPMNWVFDRIPGFNKLEADPESIQKRLGILGDSTIIGVVIGILIGILAGYDVPGILQLAIQTGAVMVLLPRMVALLMEGLIPVSEAAGAFVKKRFPGRDLYIGMDSALAIGHPAVLSSALLLIPITIFLAVLLPGNSVLPFADLASIPFLICLMVPIFRGNIVRTVIGGTIYIGVGLYIATWIAPLFTEAAIASNFDMGENSSISSLIDGAVWTTFLFVWIPKILSWYGMGALGLLTLFGLIYQNKIKPNRTRAKEGRTDETEEDDSLEGKEA from the coding sequence ATGGAATTTCTACAATGGTTTGTGGATCTCGGAGCTACGGTTCTCCTGCCGATTTTAATTTTTATCTTTGCGCTGGTGCTGGGGACTAAGCCAGGCCGAGCTCTTCGTGCAGGGATTATCGTCGGAATCGGGTTTGTAGGGATCAACTTGGTCATTGGCTTGCTGGTGGATAGTTTAGGCCCTGCTGCCCAAGCGATGGTCGATAATTTCGGATTTAACTTAAATACAATTGACGTCGGCTGGCCGGCAGCTGCAGCCATTTCTTACGGGACATCGTTAGGCAGTTTAGCGATTCCACTGGGCGTCGGTGTAAATATTCTCTTATTGACTTTCGGGTTGACCAAAACGCTGAACGTCGATATCTGGAATTTCTGGCATGTCGCTTTTACAGGCTCTTTGGTTTATGCGCTGACTTCAGATTTTTGGCTGGGCATACTCACCATTATCGTTCATTTGATGCTGTTGTATTTAATGGCGGACGTTCTGGCGAAGTATATTGAGAGATTCTATGGATTTCAAAACATCACGTTTCCGCACGGTACATCGGCACCATCGGCATTTGTCGCCTTGCCGATGAACTGGGTTTTCGACCGGATTCCAGGATTCAACAAACTGGAAGCTGACCCGGAATCCATTCAGAAAAGACTTGGCATCCTGGGTGATTCAACGATAATCGGTGTCGTCATCGGGATTTTGATCGGGATTCTGGCAGGCTACGATGTGCCGGGAATTCTGCAGCTGGCAATTCAGACAGGTGCCGTCATGGTACTTTTGCCAAGAATGGTGGCTCTTTTGATGGAAGGTTTAATCCCGGTATCGGAAGCAGCAGGTGCTTTCGTTAAAAAGCGTTTCCCGGGAAGAGATTTGTATATCGGCATGGACAGTGCCTTGGCGATCGGTCACCCTGCGGTATTGTCTTCCGCTTTGCTGCTCATTCCGATTACGATTTTCCTGGCGGTGCTGTTGCCTGGAAACTCCGTTCTGCCGTTTGCCGATTTGGCATCGATTCCGTTCTTGATCTGTTTGATGGTGCCGATATTCAGAGGGAACATTGTGCGAACCGTTATCGGGGGAACTATCTATATTGGGGTAGGCTTGTATATCGCCACTTGGATTGCCCCGCTATTTACAGAAGCGGCCATTGCCTCGAACTTCGATATGGGAGAGAACTCCAGCATTTCTTCATTGATTGACGGAGCGGTTTGGACAACATTCCTATTCGTATGGATTCCGAAAATACTCAGCTGGTATGGCATGGGAGCCTTAGGGCTGTTGACGCTTTTCGGTTTGATTTATCAAAATAAGATCAAGCCGAACCGGACAAGAGCCAAAGAAGGACGAACAGATGAAACAGAAGAAGATGATAGCTTAGAAGGGAAGGAAGCATAA
- a CDS encoding PTS sugar transporter subunit IIB, with protein sequence MKKLLIMCGTGIATSTVVKGKVEEWLKANNLSQEVKIYQSKVSDEINRIDEYDVILSTTLVPDKIKDKVIDGVPLLTGIGIDSMYEKVLAEIKR encoded by the coding sequence ATGAAGAAATTATTGATTATGTGCGGAACGGGAATTGCCACTTCAACAGTGGTAAAAGGAAAAGTGGAAGAATGGCTGAAAGCGAATAATTTAAGCCAGGAAGTTAAGATTTACCAGTCGAAAGTCAGTGATGAAATAAATCGAATCGATGAGTACGACGTTATTTTGTCCACTACATTGGTGCCGGACAAAATAAAAGACAAAGTGATTGACGGCGTGCCGCTCTTGACCGGCATCGGGATTGACAGCATGTACGAAAAAGTTCTGGCGGAGATCAAACGTTAA
- a CDS encoding Bcr/CflA family efflux MFS transporter gives MLHNPTGKKRIGLALLLSMLGILAPLNIDMYLPSFPLIAEELNAHVSLVQMSLTACLIGLAVGQIIIGPLSDSQGRRKPLIISIFLFALSSLLCAIAPTIELLIIGRFLQGLTAAGGVALSKAVVSDVFTGREMTKFFALLMVINAVAPMAAPIAGGAILALPFAGWESIFYFLGFLGLVMAVIIIFRLPETLPKEERMPSSLGASVRTMGSLMKTRPFIGYALVAGMIHGGSFAYVAGTPFVYQEIYGVTPQTFGLLFGINGIAMILGSYIIGKFGGIVSEHRLLQGAVFLASGATFLLLIMTIVEGPLASIVTLIFIYMIAVGMTFTSSFTLAMHGQGHRAGSASAVVGMLPLVIGSLVSPLVGINETSAVPMGAILFGSSVLGLIVFFTLTGKKATV, from the coding sequence ATGCTACATAATCCGACAGGAAAAAAACGAATTGGGCTAGCCTTGCTTCTCAGCATGCTCGGAATTCTGGCACCCTTAAATATTGATATGTATTTGCCAAGTTTCCCATTGATTGCTGAAGAGTTAAATGCCCATGTGTCACTGGTTCAAATGAGTTTGACAGCCTGTCTGATTGGTTTGGCGGTTGGCCAAATCATTATTGGGCCATTGAGCGATTCGCAAGGCAGACGGAAACCGTTGATCATCTCGATTTTCTTATTTGCGCTATCATCTCTGCTTTGTGCAATAGCACCGACGATCGAGCTCTTGATCATAGGCCGTTTTTTACAAGGGTTGACAGCCGCAGGAGGCGTTGCCCTTTCCAAAGCAGTGGTCAGTGATGTTTTCACCGGCAGGGAAATGACGAAGTTTTTTGCATTGTTGATGGTTATCAATGCAGTAGCCCCAATGGCAGCACCGATTGCTGGTGGCGCCATCCTGGCATTGCCATTTGCAGGTTGGGAATCCATCTTTTACTTTTTAGGGTTTCTTGGATTAGTAATGGCGGTAATCATCATCTTTCGTCTCCCGGAAACACTCCCCAAGGAAGAGCGCATGCCAAGTTCACTTGGAGCTTCTGTCCGCACGATGGGCAGTTTGATGAAAACCCGGCCTTTCATCGGCTATGCATTGGTGGCTGGAATGATCCACGGCGGCAGTTTTGCTTATGTAGCCGGAACACCTTTTGTTTATCAGGAAATCTATGGAGTTACCCCTCAAACCTTTGGCTTGCTATTCGGCATTAACGGCATCGCCATGATTCTCGGGAGCTATATCATCGGCAAGTTCGGCGGCATTGTTTCTGAACATCGTCTGCTGCAAGGAGCAGTTTTTCTGGCATCCGGAGCTACATTCCTGCTGCTGATCATGACCATTGTCGAAGGGCCGCTCGCTTCCATCGTCACGCTGATTTTTATTTACATGATTGCAGTCGGAATGACATTTACGAGTTCCTTTACCCTGGCTATGCACGGCCAAGGGCATAGGGCAGGAAGCGCCAGTGCAGTAGTAGGCATGCTGCCGCTGGTGATCGGCTCATTGGTTTCACCGCTTGTTGGCATCAACGAAACGTCTGCTGTCCCGATGGGCGCTATCCTGTTCGGCTCATCCGTTCTGGGGCTGATTGTTTTCTTCACATTGACGGGAAAGAAAGCAACTGTATAG
- a CDS encoding YjiH family protein — MTTLQNYKKTVSPASTWKFLVPSLIGALLFLCPISYNGEVTIGVGILASFLLSTFSGVIPAFILFLLGFSAISSLAATALKPEFVKKSPFLRTTFINGPFNLAVKVVAFAFCIMAFYEIGPDAIASRNTGGVVLFDLAPVLLTWFLFAGILLPLLVEFGLMEFVGVLVNKFMRPVFTLPGRSSIDAMASWMGAAPVGVLVTMKQYDEGYYTEREASVIATTFSIASVAFSLVVANVVGIGHLFLPFYLAVSIACLVAAVIMPRIPPLSRKKNEYFAPVGKQVDDTIPEGVSLVKWGFNEARLKADSAASPKKLAIIGIETVLDIWLALIPLVMALGTMALIIAEYTPLFKIISYPLIPVLTLLGLPEAAEAAPTFLVGFADMFLPAVLGSGIESELTRFVLAGVSLTQIIYMSEVGLLILRSNIPLKFWELAAIFVLRTVITLPILVIFGHLFV; from the coding sequence ATGACTACGCTTCAAAACTACAAAAAGACAGTTTCACCCGCATCAACCTGGAAATTCCTTGTTCCATCCCTGATCGGAGCACTCTTGTTTTTATGCCCCATATCTTATAACGGGGAAGTAACAATTGGTGTCGGCATCTTAGCATCATTCCTGCTCTCTACTTTCAGTGGAGTAATTCCGGCATTCATCTTATTCCTGCTTGGTTTTTCAGCCATCTCCAGTTTAGCTGCGACGGCTTTAAAGCCAGAGTTTGTGAAAAAGTCACCTTTTCTGCGCACGACATTCATCAACGGACCGTTCAATCTTGCAGTAAAGGTAGTCGCTTTCGCATTCTGCATCATGGCCTTTTATGAAATTGGCCCTGACGCAATCGCTTCCCGCAACACAGGCGGAGTCGTCCTCTTTGATCTGGCTCCAGTGTTGCTCACTTGGTTCTTGTTCGCCGGCATTTTATTGCCTTTGCTTGTAGAGTTCGGGCTGATGGAATTTGTCGGTGTACTGGTCAACAAATTTATGCGCCCCGTGTTCACTTTGCCTGGCCGCTCGTCGATTGATGCGATGGCATCTTGGATGGGTGCTGCGCCAGTCGGCGTATTGGTAACAATGAAGCAATACGATGAAGGCTATTACACAGAACGCGAAGCTTCCGTTATCGCCACGACCTTTTCGATTGCATCCGTCGCTTTCAGTTTAGTCGTGGCAAATGTCGTTGGCATCGGCCACTTGTTTTTGCCGTTCTACTTGGCTGTTTCCATCGCTTGTTTGGTAGCTGCCGTCATCATGCCACGTATTCCGCCGTTGTCCCGCAAAAAGAATGAGTATTTTGCGCCGGTTGGAAAACAAGTCGATGATACGATTCCTGAAGGCGTATCACTGGTCAAATGGGGATTCAACGAAGCGCGCCTTAAAGCAGACAGCGCCGCTAGCCCGAAGAAGCTTGCAATAATCGGCATTGAAACGGTGCTTGATATTTGGCTCGCATTGATACCGTTGGTTATGGCGCTTGGAACAATGGCATTGATCATCGCGGAATACACACCGCTATTCAAAATCATATCCTATCCGCTGATTCCGGTACTGACATTATTGGGACTTCCGGAAGCGGCTGAAGCGGCTCCTACATTCCTCGTCGGCTTTGCGGATATGTTCTTGCCGGCTGTTCTTGGCAGCGGCATTGAAAGCGAATTGACCCGCTTTGTCCTGGCCGGTGTGTCTTTGACGCAAATCATCTATATGTCTGAAGTTGGATTGTTGATCCTGCGTTCAAATATCCCGCTTAAGTTCTGGGAACTTGCCGCAATTTTTGTACTGCGCACTGTGATCACATTACCGATTCTGGTTATATTCGGCCATTTATTTGTATAA
- the gdhA gene encoding NADP-specific glutamate dehydrogenase yields MQYIEREDKVIQQSAYEYIKATHKKVKERNPGESEFLQATWEVFASLQPVFEQHPEYVQEGILERISEPERFIAFRVTWEDDNGNVHVNRGYRVQFNSTLGPYKGGLRFHPSLTVSVVKFLGFEQIFKNALTGLPIGGGKGGSDFDPKGRSDREIMRFCQSFMTELSRHIGPDIDVPAGDIGVGKREIGYLFGQYKRIRNAFEAGVFTGKNPDNGGSLIRKEATGYGTVYFVEEMLKGQGHSFAGSKVIVSGSGNVSIYAMEKAIEFGAKVVACSDSEGYIYDPEGINVETVKQLKEVERKRIYHYLEHHPSARFGKDKTEIWTLPCDIALPCATQNEIGRESAEALVDNGVKAVGEGANMPCDDEAVRVLTHNKVLFAPAKAANAGGVAVSAMEMSQNSMRYSWTSEEVDAKLHQVMKTIYKNCMETAEKYGSPGNLIVGANIAGFKKVADAMLDHGLN; encoded by the coding sequence TTGCAGTATATTGAAAGAGAAGATAAAGTCATCCAACAATCAGCTTATGAATATATAAAAGCCACTCATAAAAAAGTTAAAGAACGCAATCCTGGAGAATCTGAATTTTTACAGGCGACATGGGAAGTCTTTGCATCATTACAGCCTGTTTTTGAACAGCATCCTGAATATGTGCAAGAAGGCATTCTGGAGCGCATTTCCGAGCCTGAACGTTTTATCGCGTTTCGGGTCACTTGGGAAGATGATAATGGAAACGTCCATGTAAACAGAGGATACCGGGTACAGTTCAACAGCACACTGGGGCCTTATAAAGGCGGCCTCCGTTTTCATCCTTCTTTAACTGTCAGCGTCGTGAAATTTCTTGGCTTTGAGCAGATTTTCAAGAATGCCTTGACAGGTTTGCCAATAGGTGGAGGCAAAGGCGGTTCCGACTTCGACCCCAAAGGGCGATCAGACCGGGAAATCATGCGTTTTTGCCAAAGTTTCATGACAGAACTCAGCCGCCACATCGGACCAGACATCGATGTTCCTGCGGGTGACATCGGCGTTGGCAAACGGGAAATCGGCTATTTGTTCGGACAGTATAAGCGCATCCGCAATGCTTTCGAGGCTGGTGTCTTCACGGGCAAGAACCCGGACAACGGCGGCAGCTTAATCCGCAAAGAAGCGACGGGTTACGGCACAGTCTATTTTGTTGAGGAAATGCTGAAAGGCCAGGGCCATTCTTTTGCCGGCAGCAAGGTCATCGTTTCCGGTTCAGGAAATGTATCGATTTATGCAATGGAAAAAGCGATTGAGTTTGGCGCGAAAGTTGTTGCGTGCAGCGACTCGGAAGGGTATATCTACGACCCGGAAGGCATTAACGTGGAAACCGTTAAGCAGCTGAAGGAAGTAGAAAGAAAAAGAATTTACCATTACCTTGAACATCATCCAAGTGCACGTTTCGGTAAAGACAAAACAGAGATCTGGACACTTCCATGCGACATCGCTCTTCCTTGTGCGACGCAAAATGAAATCGGCAGAGAAAGTGCAGAAGCCCTGGTAGACAACGGAGTCAAAGCAGTGGGCGAAGGGGCCAATATGCCATGTGACGATGAAGCGGTCCGCGTGCTGACGCACAACAAGGTTCTCTTTGCACCGGCGAAAGCTGCGAATGCGGGAGGCGTAGCAGTTTCTGCGATGGAAATGTCACAGAACAGCATGCGCTATTCTTGGACCTCTGAAGAAGTTGACGCTAAATTGCATCAAGTCATGAAGACCATTTATAAAAATTGCATGGAAACTGCAGAAAAATACGGTTCCCCGGGCAACCTGATTGTTGGCGCCAATATTGCCGGCTTTAAAAAAGTAGCAGATGCAATGCTTGATCATGGATTAAACTAA
- a CDS encoding ABC transporter substrate-binding protein translates to MNKLFTGASVLAMTAMLAACSGEEAANNAEAESADSGSAVSGSLDFYTSQPDADAQALVDAFTEKNPDVEVSIFRSGTEEVVSKIQAEDQAGDIQADVLLVADSVTFENFKKEELLLPYKSPEAEAIDESFIDPDGAYTGTKVMATGLVVNTNEVKDLPDSWTVLTEEASKGKAVMPSPLYSGAAAYNLGVITKQEDMGWEFYENMRTNDITITQGNGAVLEGVAMGEQHYGMIVDYLVAQAKSDGSPVELVYPKEGVPVITEPVGILANTDNEKAAQAFVDFVLSEEGQELASEQGYTPIREGIEAPEGLKSLDEMNVLEADSVELLETREDDKAKFGEIFGQ, encoded by the coding sequence ATGAATAAATTGTTTACAGGTGCAAGTGTGCTTGCCATGACGGCGATGCTGGCAGCGTGCAGCGGGGAAGAAGCGGCAAATAATGCAGAAGCGGAAAGTGCGGACAGCGGATCAGCGGTTTCCGGTTCACTCGATTTTTATACATCACAGCCGGACGCGGATGCACAGGCGCTTGTGGACGCTTTTACTGAAAAGAATCCGGATGTGGAAGTCAGCATTTTCCGTTCAGGCACAGAAGAAGTGGTATCGAAAATCCAGGCGGAAGACCAGGCAGGTGATATCCAAGCCGATGTTTTATTGGTAGCGGATTCCGTGACGTTCGAGAATTTCAAAAAAGAAGAATTGCTGCTGCCTTACAAGTCACCGGAAGCAGAAGCGATTGACGAATCATTTATCGACCCGGATGGAGCTTATACCGGGACGAAAGTGATGGCAACGGGGCTTGTCGTCAATACGAACGAAGTGAAGGATCTGCCGGACAGCTGGACTGTTTTGACGGAAGAAGCTTCAAAAGGGAAAGCGGTTATGCCAAGCCCGCTATATTCAGGAGCAGCCGCGTATAATTTAGGCGTCATCACGAAACAGGAAGATATGGGCTGGGAATTCTATGAAAACATGCGCACCAATGACATCACCATCACGCAAGGAAACGGAGCCGTCCTTGAAGGAGTGGCCATGGGCGAACAGCATTATGGCATGATTGTGGACTACCTTGTAGCTCAGGCGAAGAGCGATGGATCTCCGGTTGAACTTGTGTATCCGAAAGAAGGGGTGCCGGTCATTACAGAACCGGTGGGCATCCTGGCGAATACGGATAACGAAAAAGCCGCACAGGCATTTGTCGATTTTGTGCTGTCGGAAGAAGGACAGGAATTGGCGTCTGAACAAGGATATACGCCTATCCGTGAAGGCATCGAAGCACCAGAAGGCCTGAAATCATTGGATGAAATGAATGTGCTGGAAGCCGACTCAGTGGAATTGCTGGAAACACGCGAAGACGATAAAGCGAAGTTCGGAGAGATTTTTGGTCAGTGA
- a CDS encoding ABC transporter permease codes for MTLKQQAIGERKKGMPSFSLFLQNKKFYKGIGLLAVFLLFLLPVLRLVWLSFVNDSGLTLDYYRQVLQETATWVTVQNTLIIVLGSTLLALVLGVVFSWIVAYVDVSGKRTMQLFIFLPFIIPSYITTLAWTQFFSGSGPVAALLSRLPGNLEVPNLYSIGGIILLLGLSHYPLVYLFTVNVFRKIPRDLEEAAATSGLSKKQTLQKVVLPLALPGIASGGLIAFLSNLDNFGIPAFLGTPSNIRVLSTYIYEQVVGFGPEAFSRAAVLSAMLGVIALAGTLLQWFLLRRSRVTETARSDSQPRIFLEPMKRRLLEIALWTFLLVTSVMPLIAMGALSLISAYGVPFTLENLSLKNYEQVFLNDSKPAAAFMNSLKLALVTMAICLFLGTLFAYLRFKSPDWSTKTAELFITIPYALPGTVFALCMIFMWMEPVPGWNPGIYGTVFILFIAYTTRFLVLQVRGSYTAFLQIDPSMEEAARTSGAKGWAKWSKILLPLLLPGILSGALLVFLMALTELTVSSLLWSSGSETIGVVIFGYEQAGYSTYSTAFSTVLVLGILLSGALFMMLGKLWDRKVLKAK; via the coding sequence ATGACGTTAAAACAGCAGGCAATTGGAGAGAGAAAAAAGGGCATGCCCTCTTTCTCTCTTTTTCTTCAAAACAAAAAGTTCTATAAAGGCATTGGCTTATTGGCAGTGTTTCTGCTTTTCCTGTTGCCAGTGCTTCGGCTCGTATGGCTCAGTTTTGTTAATGATAGCGGGCTGACCTTGGATTATTATCGGCAAGTGCTGCAGGAAACAGCGACTTGGGTGACGGTCCAGAATACGTTAATCATTGTACTGGGGTCAACGCTTTTGGCACTTGTTTTAGGTGTAGTGTTTTCCTGGATTGTCGCCTATGTCGATGTGAGCGGGAAACGGACGATGCAGCTGTTCATCTTCCTGCCGTTTATCATTCCTTCCTATATCACAACACTCGCATGGACGCAGTTTTTCAGTGGCTCAGGTCCAGTGGCGGCGCTATTGTCCCGGCTTCCGGGAAATCTGGAAGTGCCAAATTTGTATAGCATCGGCGGCATCATTCTGCTGCTCGGCTTGTCGCATTATCCGCTCGTTTATCTCTTTACGGTCAACGTCTTCCGCAAGATCCCCCGTGATTTGGAAGAAGCGGCGGCGACGTCCGGCTTGTCCAAAAAGCAGACATTGCAAAAAGTAGTGCTGCCGCTGGCGCTGCCTGGGATTGCGAGCGGCGGGCTGATCGCCTTTTTATCTAATCTCGACAATTTCGGGATTCCCGCTTTTTTAGGGACGCCTTCGAATATCCGGGTGCTCAGTACCTATATTTACGAACAAGTGGTAGGATTCGGACCGGAAGCTTTCTCGCGGGCAGCTGTTTTGTCCGCCATGCTCGGTGTAATCGCGCTTGCCGGCACATTGCTGCAATGGTTTTTGCTCAGGCGGAGCCGGGTTACCGAAACGGCACGCAGCGATTCACAGCCGCGTATTTTCCTGGAGCCGATGAAAAGAAGATTGCTGGAAATCGCTTTATGGACATTTTTGCTTGTGACGAGCGTTATGCCGCTGATTGCGATGGGGGCTTTATCGCTGATTTCTGCCTACGGCGTACCGTTCACGTTAGAGAATCTGTCATTGAAGAATTATGAGCAGGTGTTTTTAAATGATTCCAAACCGGCAGCGGCATTTATGAATAGCTTGAAACTCGCGTTGGTTACGATGGCCATTTGCTTGTTCCTCGGAACCTTGTTTGCCTATCTCCGGTTTAAATCTCCTGACTGGAGCACGAAGACGGCGGAATTGTTCATCACGATTCCGTATGCACTGCCGGGAACGGTATTTGCGCTTTGCATGATTTTCATGTGGATGGAGCCGGTGCCTGGATGGAATCCTGGAATATACGGTACTGTTTTTATCTTGTTCATCGCCTACACCACACGATTCCTGGTGCTGCAGGTCCGTGGCAGCTATACAGCCTTCCTGCAGATCGACCCGTCGATGGAAGAAGCGGCACGGACTTCAGGGGCAAAGGGCTGGGCAAAGTGGAGCAAGATTTTATTGCCATTACTGCTCCCAGGAATCCTCAGTGGTGCGTTGCTGGTATTTTTGATGGCATTGACGGAACTCACCGTATCGAGTCTGTTATGGTCTTCCGGTTCTGAAACGATTGGTGTGGTGATCTTTGGCTACGAGCAGGCGGGCTACTCAACGTATTCGACTGCATTCTCTACGGTGCTTGTACTGGGCATACTGCTCAGCGGCGCCTTGTTTATGATGCTCGGCAAGCTATGGGACAGAAAGGTGCTGAAAGCAAAATGA